From Jiangella mangrovi:
ATCGACGGCGAGGAGCACCGCGACGACGCCATGCGCGACGAGGCCCTGCACGACGCGCGCAAGGCGGCCAAGCGGCTGCGGTACGCGGCGGAGCTGGCCCGGCCCACCGCCGGCAAGCCGGCGAACCGGCTGCGCAAGCGGGCCAAGAAGGTCGCCTCGGTGCTGGGCGAGCACCAGGACAGCGCCGTCGTCCGGCCGCTGCTGCGCCAGCTCGGCACGCAGGCGCAGCAGGCCGGAGAGAACGGCTTCACGTTCGGCGTGCTGCACGACCGGCACCAGGAGCTCGCCGAGGACGCCGAGCGCCGGTTCTGGCCGGCCTGGGACCGGGTCACCGCGAAGAAGGCGCGGCGCTGGTTGAGCTGATCCACCGCACGCTCCTCCATGATCATCCAAGTTCCGGGGCGTGATGGCGCCCCATTTCTTGGATGATCATGAACGAGGGGCGAGGCCGAACAGCTCGAACACCCGCGGATCCTGGAAGACGACGGTGTGCGCGATGCGGCCGCCATCGACCGCGAACACCTGCAGCGTGTGCAGTGTCCCGGCGCGGTAGGCCGCGAACGCCGGCTGGCCGTTGGCCCACACCGGCTCGGTCCGCCAGTCAGAGCCGCGCAGCACGAACAGCCGCTCCATGAACCGGCCGTAGTCGTCGCGGCCGCGGTACCAGAGCGCGACCGGCGGCATCTCGAGGACGGCGTCCTCGGTGAGCAGCGCGACCAGCCCGTCGACGTCGGCGGCCTCGAAGGCGCGGGCGTACCGGTCGACGACGGCGCGAGCGCGCGGGTCGTCCGGGTCGTCCGGGGCGGCCGCGACCGCCGACGCCGTCGGCCCGGCCGCCGCGACACGGCCCGGGCCCGCTGCAGCGCGCTGTTGACCGACGCGACCGTCGTGTCGAGCCTCGGCGGCGCTGAACTGCAGCACCTCGCGCAGCACGAGCACGGCCCGCTGCCGCGGCGGCAGCACCTGCACCGCCGCGACCAGCGCGAGCCGCAGCCCCGTCCGTACCTCGACGGCGTCGGCCGGGTCGGTGGGGAACGGGTGCAGCCAGGGCACCTCGAACGACGGGGTCAGCGGCGCCTCGGCGTCCTCGCTGGGCGCGCCGAGGCCGGACGGCAGCGGCCGCCGCGCCCGGCCCTCGAGCGCCGTGAGGCAGGCGTTCGTCGCGATCGAGTAGAGCCATGTGCGCACCGACGCGCGGCTCTCGTCGTACCGGTCGCGCGCCCGCCAGGCCCGCAGCATCGTCTCCTGCACCAAGTCCTGATTTCCTTTACCTTGCGGGACTAATCGCCGCCAGGGACCTCGCGGTCGGCCACGCCCTCAGCCCCGTGCACCGAGCCGACCATCCGGTAGCAGTGCGCGACCAGCTCGCGACGATGCGGCTCCAGGCGCTCCGCGAGGTCGTCGCCGGCGCCCGTCGTCACCGTGCCCCCGTCGTCACTGGGCGGGCGTGTTCGCGTAGGCGGCGATCTGCCAGCGACCGTCGCGCCGGAGCAGGACCCAGGTGGCCAGCACCGCGCGTTCGGCGGGCAGCTCGGTCTCGCCGGCGAACAGGATCCCGGCCCGGCTGACGACGATCGCGGTGTCGCCGTCGACGCGGACGTCCTGCGGGGTGTCGACGCCCTGCGAGCCTCGCAGCGGGCCGGCGAACCCGGCGGCCATGTGGTCGCGGACCGCGGCCCGGCCCTGGTGGAATACCCCGCGCATCGCCACGGTCGCGTCCTCGGCGTAGGGCGCCGCGAACGCGTCGGCGTCGCCGGCCGCCCAGGCGGTGCAGATCTGGTCGAGGACGGCTTGGACATCGGTCTCGGTGGGTCGTGCTGTCACCGGGGTGTACCGGCGAGCGGCCGCGAACTCATCGGCGTCTCCGCGGGCGACTCTACGGAGCGCCCCGTCCGGCCGTGCGGCAGGGCGAGCGCGGCCAGCGCCCCCAGGCCGACCACACCCGCGCCGGCCAGCACCGCGACGCCGGCGGCGTCGACGTAGCCCGACGGCGTCAGCTCGCCGCCCGCGCCGGTGAAGACCGCCGTCAGCACGGCGATGCCCAGCGCGACGCCGACCTCGCGCAGCGCGGAGTTGGTGCCGGACGCCTTCGCGTTGTCCTCGTCGCGGATGGTGGCGAGGACGGCGGTGGCGCTCGGCGCGATGACCAGGCCCATGCCCACACCGGCCAGCGCGAACGCGACCACGAGCCGCCCATAGCCGACGTCCTCGGTCATGACCAGCGCGATCCAGGTGAGCGCCACCGTGACGAAGACCAGCCCGGTCACGATCGGCAGCCGGGTCCCGAGCCGCGGCACCGCGAGTCCGGCCAGCGGCGCGACGACCATCGGGGCCATGGTCCACGGCATGGTCAGCACGCCGGCCTCGAGCGGGCTGTAGCCCTGCACGATCTGCAGGAACTGGATGAGGATGAAGATCGCCCCGAAGATGCCGAAGCTGAAAAGCACGCCGACCACGTTGGCCACCGAGAAGCTCCGGTCGCGGAACAGGCCCAGCGACAGCAGCGGGTCCGGCGTGCGCCGCTCCCACGCCACGAACAGCCCGAGCAGTACGACGCCCGCCGTCAGCGTCGCCACGATCTGCGCGCTCCCCCAGCCCACCGACTCGGCCCGGACGATCCCGAAGACGAGCGCGAGCAGTCCAGTGCTGGCCAGCCCGACGCCGACGAGGTCGATGCGCACCCGGCGGCCGAAC
This genomic window contains:
- a CDS encoding RNA polymerase subunit sigma-70, yielding MQETMLRAWRARDRYDESRASVRTWLYSIATNACLTALEGRARRPLPSGLGAPSEDAEAPLTPSFEVPWLHPFPTDPADAVEVRTGLRLALVAAVQVLPPRQRAVLVLREVLQFSAAEARHDGRVGQQRAAAGPGRVAAAGPTASAVAAAPDDPDDPRARAVVDRYARAFEAADVDGLVALLTEDAVLEMPPVALWYRGRDDYGRFMERLFVLRGSDWRTEPVWANGQPAFAAYRAGTLHTLQVFAVDGGRIAHTVVFQDPRVFELFGLAPRS
- a CDS encoding DHA2 family efflux MFS transporter permease subunit, whose product is MAASLPMFMAALDNLVVTSALPVLQREFEASIEELQWFVNAYTLAFAGLILVAVALGDRFGRRRVFAIGLALFTVSSVLCALSVESWQLIAARALQGASAAALMPLSLTLLSTSVAPRLRPVAIGVWGGVTGLGVALGPLVGGAVVEGLSWHAIFWLNVPIGLLSLPLVLAVLPESFGRRVRIDLVGVGLASTGLLALVFGIVRAESVGWGSAQIVATLTAGVVLLGLFVAWERRTPDPLLSLGLFRDRSFSVANVVGVLFSFGIFGAIFILIQFLQIVQGYSPLEAGVLTMPWTMAPMVVAPLAGLAVPRLGTRLPIVTGLVFVTVALTWIALVMTEDVGYGRLVVAFALAGVGMGLVIAPSATAVLATIRDEDNAKASGTNSALREVGVALGIAVLTAVFTGAGGELTPSGYVDAAGVAVLAGAGVVGLGALAALALPHGRTGRSVESPAETPMSSRPLAGTPR
- a CDS encoding SgcJ/EcaC family oxidoreductase, translating into MTARPTETDVQAVLDQICTAWAAGDADAFAAPYAEDATVAMRGVFHQGRAAVRDHMAAGFAGPLRGSQGVDTPQDVRVDGDTAIVVSRAGILFAGETELPAERAVLATWVLLRRDGRWQIAAYANTPAQ